The following proteins are encoded in a genomic region of Penaeus chinensis breed Huanghai No. 1 chromosome 10, ASM1920278v2, whole genome shotgun sequence:
- the LOC125029961 gene encoding uncharacterized protein LOC125029961: MEVMQQKINIIFLPPLPGRLSFTSLNALQMAPASLFRRLRFAVLSILCFVLVLYVKPRPLLRTSAPALTRVAIEKYEEARTPLVNEPVNLISTFVHNTSLAGHELKEQLVLLDQLLLLMTNITKPCRKLVRQGGKLCRGKLDGDKKLCLDPFVRPTSNSCLVYSFGIGYDFSFDAAMGKYGCQVFSFDDDNAHELLNRNPYPRVTFLRLRLAAGRSVKVERTYDPETKSEYIYLYRPLDNIMYLLGHPKANVDVLKIDVDGPEWEIFEDSIFKTNILERTRQLSIEIHLSVFLDPQLDTGRPLTQTLQKYTRVFKGLEDRGFRLTHNEPRAGYSKQKN, translated from the exons ATGGAAGTGATgcagcaaaaaataaatataatcttcCTGCCTCCTTTGCCCGGGCGTCTGAGCTTCACTTCCCTGAACGCACTCCAGATGGCGCCCGCTTCGCTCTTTAGGCGTTTAAGGTTCGCGGTTCTGAGTATCTTGTGTTTTGTGCTTGTCTTGTACGTCAAACCACGCCCACTGCTACGTACGTCCGCGCCCGCACTTACCAGAG TTGCTatagagaaatatgaagaagCACGGACCCCCTTAGTGAACGAGCCTGTGAACCTCATCTCCACATTCGTCCACAACACCTCTTTAGCAGGACACGAGCTCAAGGAACAGCTGGTCCTCCTcgaccaactcctcctcctcatgaccAACATCACCAAGCCATGCAGGAAACTCGTTCGACAAGGCGGGAAGCTGTGCCGAGGAAAACTGGATGGTGACAA GAAACTGTGTTTGGATCCGTTCGTCCGCCCAACGTCTAACAGCTGCCTGGTGTATTCGTTTGGCATTGGCTATGACTTTAGCTTCGATGCTGCCATGGGCAAATATGGCTGCCAAGTGTTTTCCTTTGACGATGACAACGCGCATGAGCTGTTAAACAGGAATCCTTATCCTAG AGTGACATTCCTTCGACTCCGCCTGGCAGCTGGCAGGAGCGTGAAGGTCGAGCGAACCTATGACCCAGAAACGAAGAGCGAGTACATCTACTTGTACCGGCCGCTCGATAACATCATGTACCTTCTCGGTCACCCTAAAGCCAACGTCGATGTTCTGAAGATCGACGTCGATGGCCCTGAGTGGGAGATCTTCGAGGACTCGATATTCAAG ACCAATATTCTAGAACGCACGAGACAGCTTTCCATCGAGATTCACCTGAGCGTGTTCCTGGATCCTCAGTTGGACACCGGTCGCCCTCTCACCCAGACACTTCAGAAATACACGAG GGTGTTCAAGGGTCTAGAAGATCGAGGATTCCGCCTGACGCACAACGAACCTAGggcgggatactcaaaaca GAAGAACTAG